Proteins encoded in a region of the Podospora pseudopauciseta strain CBS 411.78 chromosome 6, whole genome shotgun sequence genome:
- the ERG1 gene encoding Squalene epoxidase (COG:I; BUSCO:EOG09261M4S; EggNog:ENOG503NUIZ) has protein sequence MASKPKSALDHERTRREQHHEADIVFIGAGVFGCAAAFSFANQGRSVILLERWLHEPDRIVGELLQPGGVAALKKLGLGNCLEGIDAIPCYGYHVLYRGDDVAIPYPTVSPEGNVVVTRGQKRDRRGPEGRAFHHGRFIMQLRKACHEHPNITVFETEVTDLVQKGGEVLGVKTRTTTDKEKNLKKEEAFFAPLTIVADGYASKFRQPLLNKTPIVKSKFYALELIDCDFPPQYYGHVCIGDASVVLLYQIGTRETRALIDVPLDCAAASPQNGGVRGYIQNVVLPALPKSVQPSVVKALADGKIPKSMPNSWLPPTKQTTTPGVLVLGDAHNMRHPLTGGGMTVAFNDVVVLSDLLSPEQIPNLSDHGAVASAMSTFHYRRKSLTSIINVLAQALYSLFAANDWQLRALQRGCFRYFQMGRTDEPVALMGGMMQRPLVLARHFFTVAFLAIWMNTVELCGGNVVLGAVMLPLAVVQAVMILWKACVVFLPVFGTELW, from the coding sequence atggcctCCAAACCAAAATCCGCCCTCGACCACGAGCGCACCCGCCGCGAGCAACACCACGAAGCAGACATCGTCTTCATCGGCGCCGGCGTCTTCGGCTGCGCAGCCGCGTTCTCTTTCGCAAACCAAGGCCGCtccgtcatcctcctcgagcgCTGGCTCCACGAGCCCGACCGCATCGTAGGCGAACTCCTCCAGCCGGGCGGTGTAGCCGCCCTCAAGAAACTCGGCCTGGGGAACTGCCTGGAGGGCATCGATGCTATCCCTTGCTACGGCTACCACGTCTTGTACCGCGGTGATGACGTCGCGATCCCATACCCTACTGTCTCGCCGGAGGGAAACGTCGTGGTGACAAGAGGGCAGAAGAGAGACAGGAGAGGGCCAGAGGGGAGGGCGTTTCACCACGGGAGGTTCATCATGCAGCTGAGGAAGGCGTGTCATGAGCATCCGAATATCACTGTTTTCGAAACAGAGGTGACAGATCTCGTCcaaaagggaggggaggtacTAGGTgtgaagacgaggacgacaacagacaaggagaagaacctcaagaaggaagaggccTTCTTTGCTCCCTTGACCATCGTGGCGGATGGTTACGCCAGCAAGTTCAGACAACCGCTTCTGAACAAGACCCCCATCGTCAAGTCAAAGTTTTATGCGTTGGAGTTGATCGACTGTGATTTCCCCCCGCAATACTACGGCCACGTCTGCATCGGGGACGCGTCGGTCGTCCTGCTCTACCAAATCGGCACTCGCGAAACCAGGGCTTTGATCGACGTCCCACTCGACTGCGCGGCTGCCTCCCCTCAGAACGGGGGAGTGAGGGGATACATCCAAAACGTCGTTTTGCCTGCCCTCCCTAAATCAGTCCAACCCTCCGTTGTCAAGGCGCTCGCTGACGGGAAGATTCCGAAATCAATGCCAAACAGCTGGCTCCCGCCCACGAAACAGACAACCACCCCTGGCGTTTTAGTCCTGGGAGACGCGCACAATATGCGCCACCCCTTGACGGGGGGAGGCATGACTGTCGCGTTCAACGACGTGGTTGTCTTGTCGGATCTGCTCTCCCCGGAGCAAATCCCTAACCTGTCTGATCACGGAGCGGTGGCGTCGGCAATGAGCACGTTTCACTACCGCCGGAAGAGCCTGACGAGCATTATCAATGTTTTGGCGCAGGCGTTGTACAGCCTGTTTGCGGCGAATGATTGGCAGCTGAGGGCGCTGCAGAGGGGGTGTTTTCGGTATTTTCAGATGGGTAGGACGGACGAGCCGGTTGCgctgatgggggggatgatgcAGAGGCCGTTGGTGCTGGCTAGGCATTTTTTTACCGTGGCGTTTTTGGCGATCTGGATGAACACTGTCGAGTTGTGCGGGGGGAATGTGGTTTTGGGGGCGGTGATGTTGCCGCTGGCGGTTGTTCAGGCGGTGATGATTTTGTGGAAGGCTTGCGTGGTGTTTTTGCCGGTTTTTGGGACGGAGTTGTGGtag
- a CDS encoding hypothetical protein (COG:S; EggNog:ENOG503P27W), with amino-acid sequence MPPNLPVPSKAALTALQGLVVGTTCTIAIIAEDRRRRINSALRIVENGERLKSCRQYRPGGGRTRLRVLQERAVQVDEEPVVLSPADGGGESGGACLEKQEKRDAGVEGEVGGGMGDVELVAEPPELDPFAEFNAAWRDGREEGVKRSVAVPEWYREHQASAKARSFRDISSFQRKATTGAGVPDVPTNTVSTTQLEGKTTGQTTDLTASLSWLNTVQSLQFPSTIKILRLIQEACISKDATRLGHVVQFVLENSESAITGQPGWLSGTALLCRTCQEAGMLEEAGNVLARVLRSGKINEIDYYAFEPSSLIRSLLAHAETLKSNQDARLRILDLAAVVYRPKIADRAPVVDPGLHETGRRLLEARFAAGHLINGREIYRRCHGYALRMGDATPEFTHWYLTKLAEQHSYKMAIQIFRFNYANCMPDSVSLYDIARLAVDCVEKAHNHRADDVLHTLRKLYRGIDFKMPSELATRLLVAHWRRNKDFGGTQRLFDTLGEEAGIKKEVLYPDALYRVMVEISLEAGEEALAEWYFEKSAADGFVVFEDVRMLGVFARHYAAGGDWEAVRAIFERMKVEEDDPEGMKNYSQVFVPVLKAYADGHTVEETDGFLRGYVEGLGVPLNNYIFSVMGAKYAKGRDVGRMVEWLEYCAGLGFEVDAAFSNVILTVLRREWKMPFRDLRTLYRKLRLLSPKFADRYTETVMVRAALGDGSGGRATRGRLLSLRVERNILPHKGKCADARELALVMKEHLTYGHPRVALRMYRVSRHEGMDVSHGTLRLAVQAQLQAEPDSYQDAYELVRDAQDNGLETEGIINYIVGWKIHNLFTDMKRERKAWHPSRMLMVVQDSLRGMEELGINPTDTALHQAARICLTMRFYSGAIVYAAHAAKAKGESPCYNLANFGIILSAATKLLDVARLKLAIGRALSSTYKEDTACLNMLKTAFTYVKRFEPNPESTTAKSKQEQAYEVLEKAIKAIVEAREILRVDAARLRTDALRVMKESALAAGYPPVDFDEIPWLNSTYGKEGRIESRDASHLVLTQA; translated from the coding sequence ATGCCGCCGAATCTACCTGTGCCCTCCAAGGCTGCCCTGACGGCGCTCCAAGGGCTTGTTGTGGGCACGACCTGCACCATTGCGATTATTGCCGAGGATCGGAGGCGGAGGATAAACAGCGCGCTGAGGATTGTGGAGAATGGGGAGAGGCTCAAGAGCTGTCGGCAGTACAggccgggaggggggaggacgaggttgagggtgttgCAGGAGCGGGCTGTgcaggttgatgaggagccGGTTGTGCTTTCGCCTGCGGATGGGGGGGGAGAGTCTGGAGGGGCTTGTTTggagaagcaggagaagagagatgctggggtggagggtgaggtgggaggggggatgggggatgtAGAGCTGGTGGCTGAACCGCCGGAATTGGACCCTTTTGCCGAGTTCAATGCTGCGTGGCGGGATgggcgggaggagggagtgaaGAGGTCGGTGGCGGTTCCGGAATGGTATAGGGAGCATCAGGCTTCTGCGAAGGCGAGGTCGTTTCGGGATATCTCCTCCTTTCAGAGGAAGGCTACCACCGGCGCAGGTGTTCCCGATGTGCCCACCAACACAGTATCGACGACACAGCTTGAAGGAAAGACGACTGGACAGACTACCGACTTAACCGCTTCCCTCTCGTGGCTCAACACCGTCCAGTCCCTTCAGTTCCCTTCGACAATAAAGATCCTGAGGTTAATCCAGGAGGCCTGCATCTCCAAAGACGCAACCCGGCTCGGCCACGTCGTTCAATTCGTCCTAGAAAACTCTGAAAGCGCCATCACAGGACAACCCGGCTGGTTATCCGGCACCGCCCTCCTCTGCAGAACCTGCCAAGAAGCAGGCATGCTCGAAGAAGCAGGCAATGTCCTCGCACGAGTCCTGCGAAGCGGAAAAATCAACGAAATCGATTACTACGCCTTTGAAccatcctccctcatccGCTCCCTCCTGGCCCACGCCGAAACCCTCAAATCCAACCAAGACGCGCGCCTGCGCATCCTTGACCTCGCCGCGGTGGTCTACCGTCCCAAAATTGCGGACCGAGCCCCCGTGGTTGACCCCGGCCTCCACGAAACCGGCCGGAGGCTGCTTGAAGCGAGATTCGCGGCTGGCCATCTCATCAACGGCCGAGAAATTTATCGGCGGTGCCATGGTTATGCCCTCCGTATGGGGGACGCAACTCCCGAGTTCACGCATTGGTATTTGACCAAACTGGCCGAGCAACACAGCTACAAGATGGCGATCCAGATATTCCGGTTCAATTACGCAAACTGCATGCCGGACTCGGTGTCGCTGTATGACATCGCCAGGCTGGCGGTCGATTGCGTTGAAAAGGCGCACAACCACCGGGCAGATGATGTGTTGCACACGCTGAGAAAACTGTATAGGGGTATCGACTTTAAGATGCCGTCCGAGCTGGCTACGAGGTTGCTGGTGGCGCACTGGAGGAGGAATAAGGATTTTGGCGGGACTCAGAGGCTGTTTGATACccttggggaggaggcgggcatcaagaaggaggtcCTTTACCCTGATGCGCTGTACCGGGTCATGGTGGAGATTTCTCtcgaggctggggaggaggcgttggCGGAGTGGTATTTTGAAAAGTCGGCGGCGGATGGGTTTGTGGTTTTTGAGGATGTGAGGATGCTGGGGGTTTTTGCGAGGCATTATGCTGCCGGGGGGGACTGGGAGGCGGTGAGGGCGATTTTTGAGAGGAtgaaggttgaggaggacgatCCGGAGGGGATGAAGAATTACAGTCAGGTTTTTGTGCCGGTGCTGAAGGCGTATGCGGATGGGCATacggtggaggagacggatgggtttttgagggggtatgtggaggggttgggggtgccgCTGAACAATTACATCTTCAGTGTGATGGGGGCGAAATATGcgaaggggagggatgtGGGCAGGATGGTGGAGTGGTTGGAGTACTgtgctgggttggggtttgaggTGGATGCGGCGTTTAGCAATGTTATTTTGACGGTTctgaggagggagtggaagATGCCGTTTAGGGATTTGAGGACGCTTTATCGGAAGCTGAGGTTGCTGAGTCCGAAGTTTGCGGATAGGTACACCGagacggtgatggtgagggcggcgttgggggatgggagcggggggagggcgacgagggggaggttgttgtctCTACGTGTTGAGCGCAATATTTTGCCGCACAAGGGCAAGTGTGCGGACGCGAGGGAGCTCGCGCTGGTTATGAAGGAGCATCTGACGTACGGTCACCCGAGGGTGGCATTGAGGATGTACAGGGTGTCTCGACACGAGGGGATGGATGTCTCCCATGGTACACTGCGGCTGGCGGTTCAGGCGCAGCTGCAGGCTGAGCCGGATAGCTATCAAGACGCGTACGAACTCGTGCGGGATGCACAAGACAATGGGCTTGAGACGGAGGGAATCATCAATTATATCGTTGGCTGGAAGATTCACAACCTCTTCACAGACATgaagagggaaaggaaggCGTGGCACCCAAGTCGCATGCTGATGGTTGTTCAGGATAGCCTCAGAGGCATGGAAGAGCTAGGGATCAACCCCACAGACACGGCACTGCACCAAGCAGCGAGGATATGCCTCACAATGCGGTTCTACTCTGGAGCGATAGTCTACGCTGCTCATGCCGCCAAGGCCAAAGGTGAATCACCGTGCTATAACCTCGCCAACTTTGGCATCATCCTCAGTGCAGCAACCAAACTCCTCGACGTGGCGAGGCTGAAGCTAGCGATTGGGCGGGCTCTGAGCAGCACTTACAAAGAGGACACTGCCTGCCTCAACATGCTCAAGACGGCGTTTACCTACGTCAAGAGGTTCGAGCCGAACCCAGAGTCTACGACAGCAAAGTCGAAACAAGAGCAGGCCTATGAGGTTCTGGAGAAGGCGATCAAAGCCATTGTCGAAGCAAGGGAGATACTGAGGGTGGACGCTGCACGACTGCGCACGGATGCGCTGAGGGTTATGAAGGAGAGCGCGCTTGCTGCTGGGTATCCGCCGGTGGACTTTGACGAGATCCCTTGGTTGAATAGTACCtatgggaaggaggggaggataGAGAGCCGGGATGCTTCGCATTTGGTGTTGACCCAAGCGTAA
- a CDS encoding hypothetical protein (EggNog:ENOG503NXD3; COG:C): protein MVLGFGSVAASSNSTTTTSSSSLSPSSSQQSPLDHHVITQTPGILSQHTTTPEIQHNMRSESEDGEQLEGRPPYLHCMLAGGIGGTSGDMLMHSLDTVKTRQQGDPHIPPKYTSLGSSYYKIWRQEGIRRGLYGGWLPALFGSFPGTVLFFGSYEWSKRQMLDFGIQPHLTYLTAGFFGDFVASFVYVPSEVLKTRLQLQGRYNNPHFTSGYNYRGTTDALRTIVRNEGPSALFYGYGATLWRDLPYSALQFMFYEQGQAWARKWKDGRDIGWQLELLTGAAAGGLAGTITCPLDVVKTRLQTQVVEVPGQSSPVIAKPAVVKDGQHGTPVAEAASPKLQKRLISTSSPSTHTPKPGAVTLNTSSVMTGLKIIYKSEGIGGWFRGVGPRAVWTSIQSGCMLFLYQNVLRQLERYMPMERREVV, encoded by the exons ATGGTGCTAGGCTTTGGATCTGTCGCCGCCAGTAGCAatagcaccaccaccacatcgtcgtcgtcgttgtcgccGAGTTCGAGCCAGCAGTCCCCCCTCGACCATCATGTTATTACCCAGACACCGGGCATCCTCTCGCAGCATACCACCACTCCAGAAATTCAGCATAATATGAGATCCGAATCCGAAGATGGAGAGCAGCTGGAAGGCCGCCCGCCTTACCTGCAC TGCATGCTTGCGGGCGGGATAGGCGGTACGAGCGGCGATATGCTCATGCACTCGCTCGATACGGTAAAAACACGACAGCAGGGCGACCCTCACATTCCACCAAAGTACACGTCTCTCGGATCCTCGTATTACAAGATTTGGCGACAGGAAGGGATACGGCGAGGGCTATATGGTGGATGGCTGCCGGCGTTGTTTGGCTCTTTTCCGGGAACTGTTTTGTTCTTTGGGAGCTATGAATGGAGCAAGAGGCAGATGTTGGACTTTGGCATCCAGCCACATTTGACATATCTCACGGCTG GATTTTTCGGCGATTTTGTTGCCTCTTTTGTCTATGTTCCCTCCGAGGTGCTCAAGACAAGACTCCAGCTTCAGGGACGATACAACAACCCGCATTTCACCTCGGGGTACAACTATCGGGGAACAACAGACGCCTTGAGGACCATCGTCCGCAACGAAGGCCCTTCGGCTCTGTTTTACGGCTATGGTGCCACATTATGGCGCGATCTGCCTTATTCGGCCCTCCAGTTCATGTTTTACGAGCAGGGTCAAGCCTGGGCTCGAAAGTGGAAGGACGGCCGGGATATTGGCTGGCAACTCGAGCTGTTGACTGGTGCGGCAGCGGGTGGTTTGGCCGGGACGATAACATGCCCGTTGGACGTTGTGAAGACGAGACTCCAAACCCAGGTCGTTGAGGTACCAGGACAGTCTTCGCCCGTGATCGCAAAGCCTGCCGTTGTCAAAGATGGACAACATGGCACACCAGTCGCCGAAGCAGCGAGCCCGAAACTGCAGAAGCGGTTGATATCGACTTCGTCGCCCTCGACACACACGCCCAAACCCGGTGCTGTAACGCTCAACACGTCCTCGGTCATGACTGGGCTAAAGATAATCTACAAGAGCGAGGGTATTGGGGGGTGGTTCAGGGGTGTTGGGCCGAGGGCGGTTTGGACCAGCATTCAGAGCGGCTGCATGCTGTTCTTGTACCAGAATGTTCTCCGTCAGCTGGAGAGGTACATGCCGATGGAGCGCCGGGAGGTCGTTTAG
- a CDS encoding hypothetical protein (EggNog:ENOG503P57W; COG:O; COG:U) — protein MGPRWTSWIPKKGSFARQFGHYLFRYATWFPAFIWFNSYVAQVTLVNGPSMYPFLNRGYNEGLGRDWCLVWKAGVREGLRRGEVVTFRYVCLMGREGGEGKGKGKGKGKGKGKGKGRGRRFWLMMGTGAQLIRIRLWSSEWWVWRGIGLYRSRLRLGGRTDRRGRCCIRLGWWCRRGMFGWRGIIGIGVGIVITMGRSVRVWLRDGWFMF, from the coding sequence ATGGGCCCACGATGGACGTCCTGGATACCAAAAAAGGGAAGCTTCGCACGACAATTTGGCCACTACCTCTTTCGATACGCGACCTGGTTCCCGGCATTTATATGGTTCAATTCCTACGTTGCGCAGGTGACGCTTGTCAACGGGCCGAGCATGTACCCGTTTTTGAACAGGGGGTATAAtgagggtttggggagggattGGTGTTTGGTTTGGAAGGCTGGGGTGAGagaggggttgaggaggggggaggtggtgactTTTAGGTATGTTTGTCTcatggggagggagggaggtgaggggaagggaaaggggaagggaaaggggaagggaaaggggaaggggaagggaagggggcggCGGTTTTGGCTAATGATGGGAACAGGAGCCCAACTGATCCGGATAAGATTGTGGTCAAGCgagtggtgggtttggagggggataGGATTATACCGAAGCCGGTTGCGACTTGGGGGACGGACGGACCGACGAGGGAGGTGTTGTATCcggttgggatggtggtgccggaGGGGCATGtttgggtggagggggataaTAGGGATAGGAGTAGGGATAGTAATTACTATGGGCCGGTCAGTGCGGGTTTGGTTACGGGACGGGTGGTTTAtgttttga
- a CDS encoding hypothetical protein (BUSCO:EOG09263CAH; EggNog:ENOG503NX0S; COG:J): MSLSNCRFYEEKYPEIDSFVMVNVKQIADMGAYVKLLEYDNIDGMILLSELSRRRIRSIQKLIRVGRNEVVVVLRVDKEKGYIDLSKRRVSPEDIIRCEERYNKSKIVHSIMRHVAEKTETPIETLYETIGWPLNKKYGHSLDAFKLSITNPDVWNDIQFPSTPVADELKSYIGKRLTPQPTKVRADVEVTCFGYEGIDAIKTALRTAEARNTADTQVKCRLVSPPLYVLTNTCLDKNAGIARLEEAIVDIRTSIEAAGGHLVVKMEPKAVTESDDAELQALMEKRERENAEVSGDESVSESDDNIPETV, translated from the exons ATGTCGCTCTCCAACTGCAGATTCTACGAGGAGAAGTACCCCGAAATCGACTCCTTTGTGATGGTGAACGTAAAACAG ATCGCCGATATGGGAGCCTATGTCAAACTCCTCGAGTACGATAACATCGACGGCATGATCCTGCTTTCCGAACTCTCCAGACGGCGCATCAgatcgatccagaagctCATCCGCGTCGGTCGCAATGAAGTTGTCGTTGTTCTCCGTGtcgacaaggagaaggggtaTATCGATCTTTCCAAGCGTCGCGTGTCGCCCGAGGATATCATTCGTTGCGAGGAGCGCTACAACAAGTCCAAGATTGTGCACTCCATCATGAGACACGTTGCTGAGAAGACCGAGACCCCCATCGAGACCCTCTATGAGACAATAGGCTGGCCGCTCAACAAGAAATACGGCCACTCGCTGGACGCCTTCAAGCTTTCTATCAC TAACCCTGATGTCTGGAACGATATCCAGTTCCCCAGCACCCCGGTTGCCGATGAGCTCAAGTCTTACATTGGCAAGCGTCTTACCCCCCAGCCCACCAAGGTCCGTGCCGATGTTGAGGTTACCTGCTTCGGTTATGAGGGTATCGATGCCATCAAGACTGCCCTCCGCACCGCTGAGGCCCGTAACACTGCCGATACTCAGGTCAAGTGCAGACTtgtttctcctcctctctatGT TCTTACCAACACGTGCCTGGACAAGAACGCAGGTATCGCTCGGCTAGAGGAGGCCATCGTGGACATCCGCACAAGCATCGAGGCGGCTGGCGGCCACCTGGTGGTCAAGATGGAGCCCAAGGCCGTCACCGAGTCGGATGATGCCGAGCTCCAGGCTCTtatggagaagagggagcgTGAGAACGCCGAGGTCAGCGGTGACGAGTCGGTCAGCGAGTCTGACGACAACATCCCCGAGACGGTTTAA